The following coding sequences lie in one Photobacterium sp. CCB-ST2H9 genomic window:
- a CDS encoding 4a-hydroxytetrahydrobiopterin dehydratase, whose translation MSDLTELKCEACQIDAPMVTDSEMMQLSKEIPEWQVLDVNGIKQLERVYKFKNFKLAWAFADKVAEMAEEEFHHPTITLEWGKVTVNWWSHSIKGLHKNDFICAAKTDRLSEI comes from the coding sequence ATGTCTGATTTAACTGAATTGAAGTGCGAAGCTTGTCAAATTGATGCCCCTATGGTGACAGACAGTGAAATGATGCAACTGTCGAAAGAAATTCCGGAGTGGCAGGTGCTGGATGTCAATGGCATTAAACAGCTTGAAAGAGTGTATAAGTTTAAAAACTTCAAACTGGCCTGGGCATTTGCCGATAAAGTTGCGGAAATGGCTGAGGAAGAGTTCCATCATCCGACCATTACCCTGGAATGGGGGAAAGTGACGGTGAACTGGTGGAGCCATTCAATCAAAGGCCTGCATAAAAATGATTTCATCTGTGCCGCGAAAACGGACAGACTGTCAGAAATTTAA
- the phhA gene encoding phenylalanine 4-monooxygenase, translated as MGKATKYVSNKPDENGVIHWSDDEHQIWHDLVTRQLSCIQGRACDEYIQGLELLKLPVDRVPQLAEINAVLKKSTGWQCVEVPALINFDRFFSLLANQQFPVATFLRCREEFDYLQEPDFFHEIFGHCAMLTNPAFAEFTHTYGRLGLAASKEERVYLARLYWFTVEFGLMRQHGERRIYGGGILSSPGETEYAMTSDKPIYKAFDPIDVLRTPYRIDIMQPIYFEIDGIQQLYELAHQDIMSMVHQAQSLGLHAPLYPPKNKEQVGEYV; from the coding sequence ATGGGTAAAGCGACAAAGTATGTATCGAACAAGCCGGATGAAAACGGCGTGATTCACTGGTCTGATGATGAGCATCAAATCTGGCACGATTTGGTGACACGTCAGCTGAGTTGTATTCAGGGCAGAGCCTGTGATGAATATATTCAGGGGCTTGAACTGTTGAAGCTGCCGGTTGATCGTGTTCCGCAACTGGCTGAAATTAATGCGGTTCTGAAAAAATCAACGGGCTGGCAGTGTGTTGAAGTCCCGGCATTGATTAACTTTGACCGTTTTTTCAGCCTGCTGGCGAATCAGCAGTTTCCTGTTGCGACTTTCCTGCGTTGCCGGGAAGAGTTCGACTATTTGCAGGAGCCGGATTTCTTTCATGAGATTTTTGGTCATTGTGCCATGCTGACCAACCCGGCATTTGCTGAATTCACGCATACTTATGGCCGGCTTGGCCTGGCTGCCTCAAAAGAAGAGCGTGTGTATCTGGCGCGTTTGTACTGGTTTACTGTCGAGTTTGGCCTGATGCGTCAGCACGGTGAACGTCGCATTTACGGGGGCGGGATTCTGTCGTCACCGGGTGAAACTGAATATGCGATGACAAGCGATAAGCCAATTTATAAAGCGTTTGATCCGATTGATGTGTTACGTACGCCGTACCGCATCGACATTATGCAGCCGATATATTTTGAAATTGATGGGATCCAGCAACTCTATGAGCTGGCTCATCAAGACATTATGAGCATGGTTCATCAGGCACAGTCACTGGGTCTGCATGCACCTTTATACCCACCAAAGAACAAGGAGCAAGTTGGGGAATATGTCTGA
- a CDS encoding homogentisate 1,2-dioxygenase: MRHWFQFPIIEGKASRQAHCDLPDGTYERECGKEGFFGPASHMYHDNPPTGWVEWDGPLRPRAIDTTRLEQPGQSPWDASLVLFNNQLKMRVWNTSQSMDHLVRNGDGDEVLFVHQGSGHLYCDYGHLTFRDGDYITIPRATSWRIEVDEPVSLLLIEATNSGYQMPDRGLAGQHAVYDPAVLEYARIDDAFLAQQNNDQRWQVKLKARNQMNTITYPFNPLDAQGWKGNLTVFKLNWRDIRPLMSHRYHLPPSAHTTFVADGFVICTFVPRPIESDPGALKVPFYHNNDDYDEVLFYHRGNFFSRDNIEAGMITHHPCGFSHGPHPKALAASMSQPKKETDEVAVMIDTRYPLEVAELPDGVENKDYVYSWINRK, from the coding sequence ATGCGTCACTGGTTTCAATTTCCGATTATCGAAGGTAAAGCATCCCGTCAGGCACACTGTGACCTGCCAGATGGCACCTATGAGCGTGAATGCGGTAAGGAAGGTTTCTTCGGCCCCGCCAGCCATATGTACCACGACAACCCGCCGACCGGCTGGGTGGAATGGGATGGCCCGCTGCGCCCCCGCGCGATTGATACAACGCGTCTGGAACAGCCAGGTCAGTCTCCCTGGGATGCATCCCTGGTTCTGTTCAACAATCAACTGAAAATGCGCGTCTGGAACACCTCACAAAGCATGGACCATCTGGTCCGTAATGGTGACGGTGACGAAGTGCTGTTTGTCCATCAGGGCAGCGGTCATCTTTATTGTGACTATGGCCACCTGACATTCCGCGACGGCGACTATATTACGATCCCGCGCGCAACCAGCTGGCGTATTGAAGTCGATGAACCTGTGTCTCTGCTGCTGATCGAAGCCACCAACAGCGGCTACCAGATGCCGGATCGCGGTCTTGCGGGTCAGCATGCCGTGTATGACCCGGCGGTTCTGGAATATGCGCGCATCGACGATGCATTTCTTGCCCAGCAAAACAACGATCAGCGCTGGCAGGTGAAGCTCAAAGCAAGAAATCAGATGAATACCATCACTTACCCGTTCAACCCGCTGGACGCACAGGGCTGGAAAGGGAATCTGACCGTGTTCAAACTGAACTGGCGTGATATTCGTCCTCTGATGAGCCACCGCTATCACCTGCCGCCGTCGGCTCACACGACGTTTGTCGCAGATGGCTTCGTGATTTGTACCTTTGTACCGCGTCCGATCGAATCGGATCCGGGTGCACTGAAAGTCCCGTTCTATCACAACAATGACGACTATGATGAAGTGCTGTTCTATCACCGTGGCAACTTCTTCAGCCGTGACAACATCGAAGCCGGGATGATTACCCATCACCCCTGTGGTTTCTCTCACGGCCCGCATCCGAAAGCACTGGCAGCCAGCATGTCACAACCGAAAAAAGAAACTGACGAGGTGGCAGTGATGATCGATACCCGCTATCCGCTGGAAGTGGCAGAGCTGCCGGATGGTGTTGAAAACAAAGATTATGTGTATTCCTGGATCAACCGGAAGTGA
- a CDS encoding fumarylacetoacetate hydrolase family protein, with protein sequence MKLASLNHGRDGQLIIVSRDLTQAVHAHDIAPTLQFALDNWEQVEADLQHLYRNLNDGIAKDVFPFNPAHCASPLPRAFQWADGSAYVNHVELVRKARGAEMPETFWTDPLMYQGMSDGFLGPRQDIEMADESWGIDFEGEIAVITNDVPMGTRTEEVHGHIKLLMLVNDVSLRNLIPAELSKGFGFFQSKPASAFSPVAVTPDELGDRWHDYKVHHRLTVHLNDELFGEPKAGVDMTFNFAELVQHVAKSRHVSAGTIIGSGTVSNIDRSSGSCCLAERRMLEIIDQGQAVTPFMKFGDKVKIEMFDDHGDTIFGAIEQTVVKYEHQYSPADLNHHQPN encoded by the coding sequence GTGAAATTAGCCTCATTGAACCATGGCCGTGACGGACAACTGATTATTGTTTCACGTGATCTTACCCAAGCCGTGCATGCGCACGATATCGCACCGACGCTGCAATTTGCGCTGGATAACTGGGAACAGGTCGAGGCAGATTTGCAGCACCTGTACCGAAACCTGAACGATGGCATCGCGAAGGATGTCTTTCCGTTCAACCCGGCACATTGTGCCTCGCCGCTGCCACGCGCATTCCAGTGGGCAGACGGCAGTGCTTACGTCAACCACGTGGAACTGGTCCGTAAGGCTCGCGGCGCAGAAATGCCGGAAACCTTCTGGACAGATCCGCTGATGTATCAGGGCATGTCCGATGGTTTCCTTGGTCCCCGTCAGGATATTGAAATGGCGGATGAAAGCTGGGGCATTGACTTCGAAGGCGAAATTGCCGTGATTACCAACGATGTTCCGATGGGAACACGGACCGAAGAAGTCCATGGCCACATCAAACTGCTGATGCTGGTCAACGATGTTTCGCTGCGCAACCTCATCCCTGCGGAACTGAGCAAAGGCTTTGGATTCTTCCAGTCCAAACCGGCTTCTGCTTTTTCACCTGTCGCCGTAACCCCGGATGAACTAGGTGACCGCTGGCACGACTACAAAGTACATCACCGCCTGACCGTTCATCTGAATGACGAACTGTTCGGGGAACCCAAGGCCGGTGTGGATATGACCTTCAACTTTGCAGAACTGGTGCAGCACGTGGCGAAATCCCGTCATGTCAGTGCGGGAACCATCATCGGTTCAGGGACCGTCTCAAACATCGACCGTTCGAGCGGTTCCTGCTGTCTGGCAGAACGCCGGATGCTTGAAATTATCGATCAGGGTCAGGCCGTCACGCCGTTTATGAAGTTTGGCGATAAAGTGAAAATTGAAATGTTCGATGATCACGGTGACACCATCTTCGGTGCGATCGAGCAAACCGTAGTGAAGTATGAACACCAGTACAGCCCGGCTGATCTGAACCACCATCAACCGAACTGA
- the maiA gene encoding maleylacetoacetate isomerase: MTLYDYFRSSAAYRVRIALNLKGLRYHSHPVSLVEKEQQTPAYQAINPSQLVPTLETEHGYLSQSLAILEYLDECHPQFPLLPADPWQKAQCRELALIVACDIHPVNNLRILNYLTGELNVSPDDKLAWYHHWLKAGLAALETRMASRHQQHPSTFCCGETPSLADLCLIPQLYNARRFELDLSPYPTLVRIDEACQALEAFRQAHPDNQAK; encoded by the coding sequence ATGACGCTTTACGATTATTTTCGCTCATCCGCCGCCTACCGGGTGCGCATCGCGCTCAACCTGAAAGGGCTGCGCTATCACAGCCACCCGGTTTCACTGGTGGAAAAAGAGCAACAAACCCCGGCTTATCAGGCCATTAACCCTTCGCAACTGGTGCCGACTTTAGAAACAGAGCACGGCTATCTGAGCCAGTCTCTGGCAATCCTTGAATATCTGGACGAATGCCATCCCCAGTTTCCGCTTCTGCCTGCCGATCCATGGCAGAAGGCACAATGCCGGGAGCTGGCGCTGATTGTGGCCTGTGATATTCATCCGGTGAATAACCTGCGTATCCTCAATTATCTGACAGGCGAACTGAACGTCAGCCCGGACGACAAACTCGCCTGGTATCACCACTGGCTGAAAGCCGGTCTGGCTGCACTGGAAACCCGGATGGCTTCCCGTCATCAGCAGCATCCCAGCACATTCTGCTGCGGTGAGACGCCGTCACTGGCTGACCTTTGCCTGATCCCGCAGCTGTATAACGCCCGTCGGTTTGAGCTTGATTTATCGCCCTATCCTACACTGGTAAGGATTGATGAAGCTTGTCAGGCTCTGGAGGCATTCAGGCAGGCCCATCCGGACAATCAGGCAAAATAA
- a CDS encoding acetoacetate--CoA ligase, giving the protein MMSMQDHHLEEASAPILWQPTKDSIHDSLLYQFMVELSEREDTLFHDYQQLHHWSVRHSEHFWDRLWDFCGVIGDKGDRVTDCPPNSTEPAKDTLWFPDARLNFAENLLAYGNQAPNKDAIVFHCEGQPERRQQLSWQALQQQVSQLSQYLRAQGITQGDVVAGYLPNLPQTLIAMLATSAVGAIWTSTSPDFGVDSVVERFGQTCPKILFAADGYFYNGKRHSCTDKVNAMLSELHSVEKVVLIPFASLNAPTDSPLAERYQDWHDVLAAFPPAPIQFERVAFNHPLYILYSSGTTGKPKCIVHSVGGILLNHLKEHMLHSNVNPGDRVFYFTTCGWMMWNWMASGLAAGATLILYDGSPFYPDGNVLWDMADQEGVTLFGTSAKYLEALEKQGYQPEKTHQLPYLRTLCSTGSVLAPEQFDYVYQSIKSDLQLASISGGTDICGCFAIGNPISPVYRGECQGRSLGMDVQVYDDNGQSVIEAQGELVCCNSFPNQPVGFWNDEGDQRYHSAYWEVYPNTWHHGDFIQLTRHGGLVFFGRSDAVLNPGGVRIGTAEIYRQVNPMDEITDSIVIGQNWQNDVRVVLFVQLAAGHQLDETLQAKIRQRIKEHCSPRHVPAVILAVTDIPRTKSGKLVELAVRNVVHQQPVKNVGALANPEALEQYKHRPELSC; this is encoded by the coding sequence ATGATGAGCATGCAAGACCATCATCTGGAAGAAGCGTCAGCGCCAATCTTGTGGCAACCGACAAAAGACAGTATTCACGACAGCCTGCTTTACCAGTTCATGGTGGAATTGAGCGAGCGGGAAGACACCCTGTTCCATGACTACCAGCAACTGCATCACTGGTCCGTCCGGCACAGCGAGCATTTCTGGGACCGCCTGTGGGATTTCTGTGGTGTGATTGGTGACAAAGGCGACCGGGTCACCGATTGTCCGCCAAACAGCACTGAACCGGCCAAAGATACCCTCTGGTTTCCGGATGCCCGGCTGAATTTTGCAGAAAATCTGCTGGCCTATGGCAATCAGGCACCAAACAAAGACGCAATCGTCTTCCATTGTGAGGGCCAGCCGGAACGTCGCCAGCAACTGAGCTGGCAGGCACTTCAGCAGCAGGTTTCTCAGCTCAGCCAGTACCTGCGTGCACAGGGAATTACTCAGGGCGACGTGGTTGCCGGCTACCTGCCCAACCTGCCGCAGACACTGATTGCCATGCTGGCCACCAGCGCAGTCGGAGCCATCTGGACCTCGACCTCGCCGGACTTCGGTGTCGACAGTGTGGTTGAACGCTTCGGGCAGACCTGCCCCAAAATTCTGTTCGCAGCCGATGGCTATTTTTATAACGGCAAGCGACACAGCTGCACCGACAAAGTCAACGCGATGCTGAGTGAACTGCACAGTGTCGAGAAAGTCGTGCTGATCCCTTTCGCCAGTCTGAACGCACCCACCGATTCTCCTCTGGCAGAGCGGTATCAGGACTGGCACGATGTGTTAGCAGCCTTTCCCCCAGCACCGATTCAGTTTGAACGTGTTGCGTTCAACCATCCGCTGTACATCCTCTACTCCTCCGGCACCACAGGGAAGCCGAAATGTATTGTGCACAGTGTCGGCGGTATCTTACTGAATCACCTGAAAGAACACATGCTGCACAGTAATGTGAACCCAGGGGACCGGGTGTTTTACTTCACCACCTGCGGCTGGATGATGTGGAACTGGATGGCCAGCGGTCTGGCAGCCGGAGCAACCTTAATTCTGTATGACGGTTCACCATTCTATCCGGACGGTAATGTGTTGTGGGACATGGCCGATCAAGAAGGCGTCACCTTATTCGGCACCTCCGCCAAATATCTGGAAGCGCTCGAAAAACAAGGTTATCAGCCGGAAAAGACCCATCAGCTGCCTTATCTGAGAACACTTTGTTCCACCGGCTCCGTGCTGGCACCGGAACAATTCGACTATGTGTATCAGTCGATCAAATCGGATTTACAGCTGGCATCGATTTCCGGCGGCACCGATATCTGCGGCTGCTTCGCGATTGGCAACCCCATCAGCCCTGTGTACCGGGGCGAATGTCAGGGCCGCTCTTTAGGGATGGATGTGCAGGTTTATGATGACAACGGGCAATCGGTCATCGAAGCTCAGGGAGAGCTGGTGTGCTGTAACAGCTTCCCGAACCAGCCCGTCGGATTCTGGAATGACGAAGGGGATCAGCGGTATCACAGCGCTTACTGGGAGGTGTATCCGAACACCTGGCATCATGGTGATTTTATTCAGCTGACCCGCCACGGTGGCCTGGTGTTCTTTGGTCGCTCCGATGCAGTGCTGAACCCGGGCGGCGTCCGTATTGGCACCGCAGAAATCTATCGGCAGGTGAATCCGATGGATGAAATTACCGACTCCATCGTCATCGGCCAGAACTGGCAAAATGATGTGCGTGTGGTGCTGTTCGTTCAGCTGGCGGCAGGTCATCAGCTCGATGAGACGCTGCAAGCGAAAATTCGCCAGCGTATCAAGGAACACTGCTCGCCCCGCCACGTCCCAGCAGTCATTCTTGCGGTGACTGATATTCCACGGACCAAATCAGGCAAACTGGTCGAGCTGGCCGTCCGGAATGTGGTCCACCAGCAACCGGTCAAAAACGTCGGTGCGCTGGCAAACCCGGAGGCGCTGGAACAATATAAGCATCGGCCTGAATTGTCGTGCTGA
- a CDS encoding NYN domain-containing protein — protein sequence MEKVAIFVDVQNVYYTSRQRYQRNFDYNTFWAKVTQGREVVAAFAYAIDRGDRKQQEFQNILRAIGFDVKLKPFIQRSDGSAKGDWDVGITIDALEYSVDADVVVLVSGDGDFDLLLNKLRVGKGKQVELYGVPDLTAASLINEASLFCPIDDGLLL from the coding sequence ATGGAAAAAGTGGCCATTTTTGTCGATGTGCAGAACGTTTATTACACATCCCGGCAGCGTTATCAGCGCAATTTTGATTACAACACATTTTGGGCAAAGGTGACTCAGGGACGGGAAGTGGTCGCTGCATTTGCGTATGCGATTGACCGGGGCGATCGGAAGCAGCAGGAGTTTCAGAACATTCTGCGGGCGATTGGTTTTGATGTGAAGCTGAAACCTTTTATCCAGCGTTCAGACGGCTCAGCCAAAGGCGACTGGGATGTCGGAATCACCATTGATGCGCTGGAATATTCTGTCGATGCTGACGTGGTGGTGCTGGTCTCCGGCGACGGCGATTTTGATTTGCTGCTGAATAAGCTTCGCGTCGGCAAAGGCAAACAGGTTGAACTGTATGGCGTGCCGGATCTGACAGCTGCGTCACTGATCAATGAAGCCAGCCTATTCTGTCCGATTGACGATGGACTGTTGCTGTAG
- a CDS encoding helix-turn-helix domain-containing protein, with translation MMKPVSEALYDSTSFPQRAVALKVGKDADRESPIHQHGKGQLVMPTTGYVTSHIKEAIWMVPPQTAVWIPGNMPHSNRISEDGEGCMLFIQPSAIVMPEDVCTVSVSPMLREMILYLSVQDQQYSPGSETDKLAEVLLSQLSQMPVARFDFAVPEEPRLHLIAKALVDNPGDRRTIGQWAADYAMSERTLSRLVEKHVGMTFGKWRGQLHIVVALQQLNSRVPVQRVSENLGYESVSAFITFFKKALGKSPKQYLAGR, from the coding sequence ATGATGAAACCCGTCAGTGAAGCTTTATATGACAGTACGTCTTTTCCGCAGCGTGCTGTTGCTCTGAAAGTGGGCAAAGATGCCGACAGAGAATCGCCGATTCATCAGCATGGGAAGGGTCAGCTGGTGATGCCGACCACCGGCTATGTGACCAGTCATATCAAAGAGGCAATCTGGATGGTCCCGCCTCAGACGGCGGTATGGATCCCGGGGAATATGCCGCACAGTAACCGCATTTCTGAAGATGGTGAAGGCTGCATGCTATTTATTCAGCCTTCCGCGATTGTGATGCCGGAGGATGTGTGTACGGTGTCTGTTTCTCCGATGCTTCGGGAAATGATCCTGTATTTATCCGTGCAGGATCAGCAATATTCACCGGGCAGCGAAACAGATAAACTGGCGGAAGTTTTGCTTTCTCAGCTTTCGCAGATGCCTGTGGCACGGTTTGATTTCGCTGTTCCTGAAGAACCGAGATTACATCTGATTGCCAAAGCTCTGGTGGACAATCCGGGGGACCGGCGGACGATCGGCCAGTGGGCGGCAGACTATGCCATGAGCGAGCGGACTCTGTCCCGGCTGGTGGAGAAACATGTGGGGATGACATTCGGGAAGTGGCGGGGGCAATTACATATCGTCGTCGCCCTGCAGCAGCTGAATTCAAGGGTACCGGTTCAGCGGGTGTCTGAAAACCTGGGCTATGAGTCGGTCAGTGCCTTTATCACTTTTTTCAAAAAGGCGCTGGGGAAATCCCCTAAACAATATTTAGCCGGGCGTTGA